Proteins encoded within one genomic window of Pigmentiphaga sp. H8:
- a CDS encoding thioesterase family protein — protein sequence MQTAHTFRLPYKIHFSRCDPAGIIFYPQYFILFNDLVESWIDAILPGGYHGLVGERRIGMPTVHIESDFRAISRFGEQVWLELEVTRVGNRSLTLAWRCVGTDDVVRMSAVQTLVTTSLDTHKSIALPEDLRTAIG from the coding sequence ATGCAAACCGCGCACACCTTCCGGCTGCCCTACAAGATCCACTTCTCGCGCTGCGACCCGGCCGGCATCATTTTCTATCCGCAGTACTTCATCCTGTTCAACGACCTGGTCGAGAGCTGGATAGACGCTATCCTGCCCGGCGGCTACCACGGCCTGGTGGGCGAGCGGCGGATAGGCATGCCCACCGTGCACATCGAATCGGACTTCCGGGCGATCAGCCGCTTCGGCGAACAGGTATGGCTGGAACTGGAGGTCACGCGCGTTGGCAACCGCTCGCTCACGCTGGCCTGGCGCTGCGTGGGCACGGACGACGTCGTACGGATGTCGGCTGTCCAAACCCTGGTCACCACCTCGCTGGACACGCACAAATCGATCGCCCTGCCCGAGGACTTGCGAACTGCAATAGGGTAG
- a CDS encoding GNAT family N-acetyltransferase: MTLPSLRPLSIDDYEPIASVVDDWWGGRPMRGLLQRLFFEHFRDTSFVAGQPGEVRAFLIGFVSQSEAGVAYIHFVGVDPALRAAGLGRVLYERFFDTVRARGCREVHSITSPANTGSIAFHRRMGFELAPGTGVVDGVPVHLDHAGPGQHRVCFRKPIAPALS, translated from the coding sequence ATGACGCTCCCATCCCTGCGCCCCCTCTCCATCGACGACTACGAACCCATCGCCTCCGTGGTGGACGACTGGTGGGGCGGCCGGCCCATGCGCGGCCTGCTGCAGCGCCTGTTCTTCGAGCACTTCCGCGACACCAGCTTCGTTGCTGGCCAGCCCGGGGAAGTGCGCGCCTTCCTGATCGGCTTCGTCTCGCAGTCGGAAGCGGGCGTGGCCTACATCCATTTCGTCGGCGTCGACCCGGCGCTGCGCGCCGCAGGCCTGGGGCGGGTGCTGTACGAGCGATTCTTCGATACCGTGCGGGCCCGCGGCTGCCGCGAAGTGCACAGCATCACCTCGCCCGCCAATACGGGCTCGATCGCCTTCCACCGGCGCATGGGCTTCGAGCTGGCGCCCGGAACCGGTGTCGTCGACGGCGTCCCCGTCCATCTCGACCATGCCGGCCCAGGCCAGCATCGCGTGTGCTTCCGCAAGCCGATCGCGCCCGCCCTTTCCTGA
- the rng gene encoding ribonuclease G — MTEDILINVSPYETRVAVIQQGAVQELHIERTSQKGYVGNIYLGRVARVLPGMQSAFIDIGLGRAAFLHIADIRESRQERAHGGHPATPIEKLLFEGQTLMVQVIKDPIGTKGARLSTQISVAGRMLVYLPYDPHIGISQRIESEAERNQLRDRVQRLVPAEEKGGYIVRTQAEDASDEELAADIAYLGKLWTIMQQQARTKGAPWLLHEDLNLAQRVLRDVVSTETASIQIDSRSSFTRLLAWAREFTPSVIDKVMHYTGERPLFDLYNVDEEINRGLSRRVELKSGGYLIIDQTEALTTIDVNTGGFVGGRNFDDTIFKTNLEAAQAIARQLRLRNLGGIVILDFIDMENLEHRESVLGELRKALARDRTRITLNGFTQLGLVEMTRKRTRESLSHVLCESCPTCQGRGQVKTARTLCYEILREILREARQFNPKEFRILAAQAVVDLFLEEESQNLASLGDFIGKPISLQVEGIYSQEQYDIILM, encoded by the coding sequence ATGACCGAAGACATCCTCATCAACGTATCCCCCTACGAAACCCGGGTCGCCGTCATCCAGCAGGGAGCCGTCCAGGAACTCCACATCGAGCGCACCTCGCAGAAGGGCTACGTCGGCAACATCTACCTCGGCCGCGTCGCGCGCGTGCTGCCGGGCATGCAAAGCGCCTTCATCGACATCGGCCTGGGCCGCGCCGCCTTCCTGCATATCGCCGACATCCGCGAAAGCCGCCAGGAGCGCGCCCACGGCGGCCACCCCGCCACCCCCATCGAGAAACTGCTGTTCGAGGGCCAGACCCTGATGGTGCAGGTCATCAAGGACCCGATCGGCACCAAGGGCGCCCGCCTGTCCACGCAGATCAGCGTGGCCGGCCGCATGCTGGTCTACCTGCCCTACGATCCGCATATCGGCATCTCGCAGCGCATCGAGTCCGAGGCCGAGCGCAACCAGTTGCGCGACCGCGTCCAGCGCCTGGTGCCCGCCGAGGAAAAAGGCGGCTACATCGTGCGCACCCAGGCCGAGGACGCCTCCGACGAAGAACTCGCGGCCGACATCGCCTACCTGGGCAAGCTGTGGACCATCATGCAGCAGCAGGCCCGCACCAAGGGCGCGCCGTGGCTGCTGCACGAAGACCTCAACCTCGCACAGCGGGTGCTGCGCGACGTGGTCAGCACCGAGACCGCGTCCATCCAGATCGATTCGCGCAGCAGCTTCACCCGCCTGCTGGCCTGGGCCCGGGAGTTCACGCCCTCGGTCATCGACAAGGTCATGCACTATACCGGCGAGCGTCCGCTGTTCGACCTCTACAACGTCGACGAAGAAATCAACCGGGGCCTGTCGCGGCGGGTGGAACTGAAGTCGGGCGGCTACCTCATCATCGACCAGACCGAGGCGCTGACCACCATCGACGTCAACACCGGCGGCTTCGTCGGCGGACGCAACTTCGACGACACCATCTTCAAGACCAACCTCGAGGCGGCGCAGGCAATCGCACGCCAGTTGCGGCTGCGCAACCTGGGCGGCATCGTCATCCTGGACTTCATCGACATGGAGAACCTGGAGCACCGGGAATCGGTGCTGGGCGAACTGCGCAAGGCGCTGGCGCGTGACCGCACGCGCATCACGCTCAACGGCTTCACCCAGCTGGGGCTGGTCGAGATGACGCGCAAGCGCACGCGCGAATCGCTCAGCCACGTGCTGTGCGAATCCTGCCCCACTTGCCAGGGCCGGGGCCAGGTCAAGACCGCACGCACGCTGTGCTACGAAATCCTGCGCGAGATCCTGCGCGAGGCGCGGCAGTTCAACCCCAAGGAATTCCGCATCCTGGCCGCGCAGGCGGTGGTGGACCTGTTCCTGGAAGAGGAAAGCCAGAACCTGGCGTCGCTGGGCGACTTCATCGGCAAGCCGATCTCGCTGCAGGTCGAGGGGATTTATAGCCAGGAGCAGTACGACATAATTTTGATGTGA
- a CDS encoding nucleoside triphosphate pyrophosphatase, whose product MPPIYLASRSPRRRELLAQLGVEHELLLPPPVNGPDEPQLPGEPAADYVRRTAREKALTGAELLKQRKLAERPVLAADTTVILDGDVLGKPVDRNDAMRILGRLSGSEHEVHTALALAHRGTLHEDVSITRVRFRELTPLDIARYCDTGEPYDKAGAYGIQGLGGVFVQHIAGSFTGVMGLPLYETARLLGLAGIVLL is encoded by the coding sequence ATGCCCCCCATCTACCTCGCCTCGCGCAGCCCGCGCCGCCGGGAACTCCTGGCGCAACTGGGCGTCGAGCACGAACTGCTGCTGCCGCCGCCCGTGAACGGCCCCGACGAACCGCAGCTGCCCGGTGAACCCGCCGCCGACTACGTGCGCCGCACGGCCCGCGAAAAGGCGCTGACCGGCGCCGAACTGCTGAAGCAGCGCAAGCTGGCCGAGCGCCCCGTCCTGGCCGCCGACACCACCGTCATCCTGGACGGCGACGTACTGGGCAAGCCCGTCGACCGGAACGACGCGATGCGCATCCTGGGACGGCTGTCGGGATCCGAGCACGAAGTACACACGGCCCTCGCGCTGGCCCATCGCGGCACGCTGCACGAAGACGTCTCGATCACCCGCGTACGCTTTCGCGAACTGACGCCGCTCGACATCGCGCGCTACTGCGACACCGGCGAACCCTACGACAAGGCCGGCGCCTACGGCATACAGGGCCTGGGCGGCGTGTTCGTGCAGCACATCGCCGGCAGCTTCACCGGCGTGATGGGCCTGCCGCTGTACGAAACGGCACGGCTGCTGGGGCTGGCCGGCATCGTCCTGCTCTGA
- the rlmH gene encoding 23S rRNA (pseudouridine(1915)-N(3))-methyltransferase RlmH yields MKLIIIAVGHRMPGWVDEAYADYAKRMPPDLPIELREVRPEPRTTGKTAAQMQALEARRIEAALPAGGRWLALDERGRDLTTMDLSRQMQQWRDDGQDVALLIGGPDGLDPDLKRRCHGMLRLSSLTLPHGMVRVLLAEQLYRAWSILANHPYHRGG; encoded by the coding sequence ATGAAGCTCATCATCATCGCCGTGGGGCATCGCATGCCGGGCTGGGTGGACGAGGCCTACGCGGACTATGCCAAGCGCATGCCGCCCGACCTGCCCATCGAGCTGCGCGAGGTGCGGCCGGAACCGCGTACCACGGGCAAGACCGCCGCGCAGATGCAGGCGCTGGAAGCCCGGCGCATCGAAGCCGCCCTGCCCGCCGGCGGACGCTGGCTGGCCCTGGACGAACGGGGCCGCGACCTGACCACGATGGACCTGTCCAGGCAGATGCAGCAATGGCGCGACGACGGCCAGGACGTCGCCCTGCTGATAGGCGGGCCCGACGGGCTCGACCCCGACCTGAAGCGCCGCTGCCACGGCATGCTGCGGCTGTCCAGCCTGACGCTGCCGCACGGCATGGTGCGCGTGCTGCTGGCCGAGCAACTGTACCGGGCCTGGTCCATCCTGGCCAACCACCCTTATCATCGAGGCGGCTAG
- the rsfS gene encoding ribosome silencing factor — protein MDIRKLQRAVVDALEDVKAQNITVLNTTHLTSLFDRVVIASGTSNRQTRALASSVSEKIKALGGEVIATEGEETGEWVLVDLGDIVVHIMQPAIRQYYNLEEVWGGKPVRVKLLDQ, from the coding sequence ATGGACATACGCAAACTACAACGCGCCGTCGTCGATGCCCTCGAGGACGTCAAGGCGCAGAACATCACGGTGCTGAACACCACCCACCTCACCAGCCTGTTCGACCGCGTCGTCATCGCAAGCGGCACCTCGAACCGGCAGACCCGCGCCCTGGCTTCCAGCGTGAGCGAGAAGATCAAGGCCCTGGGCGGCGAAGTCATCGCCACCGAAGGCGAGGAAACCGGCGAGTGGGTGCTGGTGGACCTGGGCGACATCGTCGTCCACATCATGCAGCCGGCCATCCGCCAGTACTACAACCTGGAAGAAGTGTGGGGCGGCAAACCGGTCCGTGTGAAGCTGCTGGACCAATAG
- the nadD gene encoding nicotinate (nicotinamide) nucleotide adenylyltransferase gives MSASTAPRIGLLGGSFDPIHEAHLTLARTALAHLGAASVQLIPAAAPWQRQPLAATAEQRADMVALAIAGQPGLALNRIEIDRGGPSYTIDTLRALAGGTGTPVAGDARYVWILGADQLANFCTWNEWQGIVALADLAVAGRPGNEPEPPAALHTELARHGRTLHRLPMPEMAVSSSGIRQRLARGESVNGLVPPAVLRYITQHRLYQA, from the coding sequence TTGAGCGCGTCCACGGCACCGCGCATCGGTTTGCTGGGAGGCAGCTTCGACCCCATCCACGAAGCGCACCTGACCCTGGCCCGCACCGCGCTCGCCCATCTGGGCGCGGCTTCGGTCCAGCTCATACCCGCCGCCGCGCCCTGGCAGCGCCAGCCGCTGGCCGCCACGGCGGAGCAGCGCGCCGACATGGTCGCGCTGGCCATCGCCGGCCAGCCCGGCCTGGCCCTGAACCGGATCGAGATCGACCGTGGCGGCCCCAGCTACACCATCGACACCCTGCGCGCCCTGGCGGGCGGCACGGGTACGCCGGTTGCTGGAGACGCCCGCTACGTCTGGATCCTGGGGGCGGACCAATTGGCGAATTTCTGCACCTGGAATGAATGGCAGGGCATCGTCGCGCTGGCCGATCTCGCGGTGGCCGGCCGCCCTGGCAACGAACCCGAGCCGCCCGCCGCGCTCCATACGGAGCTGGCACGGCACGGGCGCACCCTGCACCGGCTGCCCATGCCCGAGATGGCGGTGTCCAGCTCCGGCATCCGGCAGCGGCTGGCCCGCGGCGAATCGGTCAACGGCCTCGTTCCCCCCGCCGTACTTCGGTACATCACACAGCATCGCCTGTATCAGGCCTGA
- the hemF gene encoding oxygen-dependent coproporphyrinogen oxidase, protein MKIDTALTRAYFTGLQSRIVQGLEEIEGGPFRSDAWERAEGGGGVSRLIEGGRVFERGGVLFSHVTGATLPPSASAHRPELAGRPWEAMGVSLVIHPRNPYVPTVHMNVRVFIAKSVHASDDDDVFWFGGGMDLTPYYPFEEDAVHFHRTCKAALDPSGGDLHPRFKKWCDEYFYLKHRKEARGLGGIFFDDFNEGGFDHAFAATRSVGDAFLEAYLPIVRQRLALPYGERERDFQAYRRGRYVEFNLVFDRGTLFGLQSGGRTESILMSMPPLAQWRYDWHPEPGSPEARLYELLPPRDWV, encoded by the coding sequence ATGAAGATAGACACCGCGCTGACCCGCGCCTATTTCACCGGCCTGCAGTCCCGCATCGTCCAGGGGCTGGAGGAAATCGAAGGCGGCCCCTTTCGCTCGGACGCCTGGGAACGGGCCGAAGGCGGGGGCGGCGTCTCCCGGCTGATCGAAGGCGGGCGGGTGTTCGAACGCGGCGGCGTGCTGTTCAGCCACGTAACCGGCGCCACGCTGCCGCCCTCGGCCAGCGCCCATCGCCCCGAACTGGCCGGACGCCCCTGGGAAGCCATGGGTGTCTCGCTGGTGATCCACCCGCGCAATCCTTACGTGCCCACCGTGCACATGAACGTGCGCGTCTTCATCGCCAAGTCCGTGCACGCCTCGGACGACGATGACGTGTTCTGGTTCGGCGGCGGCATGGACCTCACTCCGTATTATCCCTTCGAGGAAGACGCGGTCCATTTCCACCGCACCTGCAAGGCCGCGCTCGACCCCAGCGGCGGCGATCTCCATCCGCGCTTCAAGAAGTGGTGCGACGAGTACTTCTACCTCAAGCACCGCAAGGAAGCGCGGGGCCTGGGCGGCATCTTCTTCGACGACTTCAACGAAGGCGGCTTCGACCATGCCTTCGCCGCCACCCGCTCGGTGGGCGATGCCTTCCTGGAAGCCTACCTGCCCATCGTGCGCCAGCGCCTGGCGCTGCCCTACGGCGAACGCGAACGCGACTTCCAGGCCTACCGCCGCGGACGCTACGTCGAGTTCAACCTGGTGTTCGACCGCGGCACACTGTTCGGCCTGCAATCGGGCGGGCGCACGGAGTCCATCCTGATGTCCATGCCGCCGCTGGCGCAATGGCGCTACGACTGGCACCCCGAACCCGGTTCGCCCGAGGCTCGCCTCTACGAACTGCTGCCCCCCCGGGACTGGGTTTGA
- the purD gene encoding phosphoribosylamine--glycine ligase, translated as MKLLVIGSGGREHALAWQLAKAAKTQKVFVAPGNGGTALTSHLQNVPITDPTQLADFVEKEGIGLTVVGPEAPLAAGVVDIFRARGLKIFGPTKAAAQLESSKDFAKAFMVRHGIPTAKYQTFTDPAQAHAYIDQEGAPIVVKADGLAAGKGVVVATSAQEAHAAIDAMLGDGTLGQAGARVVIEECLEGEEASFIVLCDGKHVLPLATSQDHKRLKDNDEGPNTGGMGAYSPAPVVTPELHGRIMREVIWPTIQGMAKDGIPFTGFLYAGLMIGQNGIKVLEFNCRMGDPETQPIMMRVKSDLLEVFEHAVAGTLDQANIDWDRRTALGVVMAAHNYPGTPRAGDVIRGLPAETPDSMVFHAGTTESGGEVRTSGGRVLCVTALGDSARLAQQRAYDVLQSIHFDGAQYRRDIGWRAITRRNAPAEPGTA; from the coding sequence ATGAAGCTTCTCGTCATCGGCTCCGGCGGCCGCGAACACGCCCTGGCCTGGCAACTGGCCAAAGCCGCGAAGACCCAGAAGGTGTTCGTCGCCCCCGGCAACGGCGGCACGGCCCTGACCTCGCACCTGCAGAACGTCCCCATCACCGACCCGACGCAACTGGCCGACTTCGTCGAGAAGGAAGGCATAGGCCTGACGGTGGTCGGTCCCGAGGCCCCGCTCGCGGCCGGCGTGGTGGACATCTTCCGCGCGCGCGGACTGAAGATCTTCGGCCCGACCAAGGCCGCCGCGCAGTTGGAAAGCTCCAAGGACTTCGCCAAGGCCTTCATGGTCCGGCACGGCATCCCCACCGCCAAGTACCAGACCTTCACCGACCCGGCGCAGGCGCACGCCTACATCGACCAGGAAGGCGCGCCCATCGTCGTCAAGGCCGACGGCCTGGCCGCCGGCAAGGGCGTGGTGGTTGCCACCTCGGCCCAGGAAGCCCACGCCGCGATCGACGCCATGCTGGGCGACGGCACGCTGGGCCAGGCGGGCGCCCGCGTGGTGATCGAGGAATGCCTCGAGGGCGAGGAAGCCAGTTTCATCGTGCTGTGCGACGGCAAGCACGTGCTGCCGCTGGCCACCAGCCAGGACCACAAACGCCTCAAGGACAACGACGAAGGCCCCAACACCGGCGGCATGGGCGCCTACTCGCCCGCCCCGGTGGTCACGCCCGAGCTGCATGGCCGCATCATGCGCGAGGTCATCTGGCCCACCATCCAGGGCATGGCCAAGGACGGCATTCCGTTCACCGGCTTCCTGTACGCCGGCCTCATGATCGGCCAGAACGGCATCAAGGTGCTGGAATTCAACTGCCGCATGGGCGATCCGGAAACGCAGCCCATCATGATGCGCGTCAAGAGCGACCTGCTGGAGGTCTTCGAGCACGCGGTGGCCGGCACGCTGGACCAGGCCAACATCGACTGGGACCGCCGCACCGCGCTGGGCGTGGTCATGGCCGCCCACAACTATCCCGGCACCCCGCGCGCCGGCGACGTCATCCGCGGCCTGCCCGCCGAAACGCCCGACAGCATGGTATTCCATGCCGGCACCACCGAAAGCGGCGGCGAGGTCCGGACCAGCGGCGGCCGGGTGCTGTGCGTCACGGCGCTGGGCGACTCCGCCCGGCTGGCGCAGCAGCGCGCCTACGACGTGCTGCAATCCATCCATTTCGACGGCGCGCAGTACCGCCGCGACATCGGCTGGCGGGCCATCACCCGCCGCAACGCCCCGGCGGAGCCCGGCACGGCATGA
- a CDS encoding YebC/PmpR family DNA-binding transcriptional regulator yields the protein MAGHSKWANIQHRKGRQDAKRGKLWTKLIREVTVAARAGGADPDTNPRLRLAWDKATDANMPKDTIQRAIARGAGGADGDNYEEVRYEGYGIGGAAVIVDCMTDNRTRTVAEVRHAFAKHGGNLGQEGSVAFMFKHCGQFLFAPGTPEDKVMELALDAGAEDVITDDEGVIEVICAPTDYVAVKQAFDGAGLKAEMDGVVMKALNETPLSGEDAEKMQKLLDVLESLDDVQEVYTTAVMDE from the coding sequence ATGGCCGGACATAGCAAATGGGCCAATATCCAGCACCGCAAAGGGCGCCAAGACGCCAAGCGCGGCAAGCTGTGGACCAAACTGATACGTGAAGTCACCGTGGCCGCCCGCGCGGGCGGCGCCGACCCCGACACCAACCCCCGCCTGCGCCTGGCGTGGGACAAGGCGACCGACGCCAACATGCCCAAGGACACCATCCAGCGGGCCATCGCGCGGGGCGCCGGCGGAGCCGACGGCGACAACTACGAGGAAGTCCGCTACGAAGGCTATGGCATCGGCGGAGCGGCCGTCATCGTCGACTGCATGACCGACAACCGCACGCGCACCGTGGCCGAGGTCCGCCACGCCTTCGCCAAGCACGGCGGCAACCTGGGCCAGGAAGGCTCGGTCGCCTTCATGTTCAAGCACTGCGGCCAGTTCCTGTTCGCCCCCGGCACGCCCGAGGACAAGGTCATGGAACTCGCGCTCGATGCCGGCGCCGAGGACGTCATCACCGACGACGAAGGCGTGATCGAGGTCATCTGTGCCCCCACCGACTACGTCGCCGTCAAGCAGGCCTTCGACGGCGCCGGCCTGAAGGCCGAGATGGACGGCGTCGTGATGAAGGCGCTGAACGAAACACCCTTGTCCGGCGAGGATGCCGAGAAAATGCAGAAGTTGCTGGACGTGCTGGAATCCCTGGACGACGTCCAGGAGGTCTACACCACCGCGGTCATGGACGAGTAA
- a CDS encoding helicase HerA-like C-terminal domain-containing protein gives MAAPILLAKNAKTELFLLPGMANRHGCITGATGTGKTVSLQVMAEAFSRQGVPVFMADVKGDLTGISQAGVPTPKLQERLKSLGLDEPDWGASPATLWDVFGEQGHPVRATVSDMGPLLLGRMLNLNDTQAGVLTMVFRIADDNGMLLLDLKDLRAMLQYVGDNAAQFKTRYGNVSAASVGAIQRGLLALEAQGGDRFFGEPMLNIDDLMQTDAQGRGMVNILAADKLMQSPTLYATFLLWMLSTLFEHLPEAGDTDKPKFVFFFDEAHLLFNDAPKALLDKIEQVVRLIRSKAVGVYFCTQNPLDIPETVLGQLGNRVQHALRAFTPRDQKAVKSAADTMRPNPGLDIAAAITELGVGEALVSLLDEKGRPGPTERAYIVAPGSRIGPATEAERQALRQSSLVAGIYEKAVDRESAYELLAARAGGADGAAAGASAPAQPGQPPASGGGLADGLRDILFGSTGPRGGRREGVLESAARSAVRSMGTQLARDLTRGLLGSLLGKRR, from the coding sequence ATGGCCGCTCCCATCCTCCTTGCCAAGAACGCCAAAACCGAGCTTTTCCTGCTGCCGGGCATGGCCAACCGCCACGGTTGCATCACCGGTGCGACCGGCACCGGCAAGACGGTCTCCCTGCAGGTCATGGCCGAAGCCTTTTCGCGCCAGGGCGTGCCGGTGTTCATGGCCGACGTCAAGGGCGACCTGACCGGGATTTCCCAGGCCGGCGTGCCCACGCCGAAGCTGCAGGAGCGGCTCAAGTCGCTGGGGCTGGACGAACCGGACTGGGGCGCGAGCCCGGCCACGCTGTGGGACGTCTTCGGCGAACAGGGGCACCCGGTGCGGGCCACGGTCTCCGACATGGGGCCGCTGCTCCTGGGCCGCATGCTGAACCTGAACGACACCCAGGCCGGCGTGCTGACCATGGTATTTCGCATCGCCGACGACAACGGCATGCTGCTGCTGGACCTGAAGGACCTGCGGGCCATGCTGCAGTACGTGGGCGACAACGCCGCCCAGTTCAAGACGCGCTACGGCAACGTCTCGGCCGCCTCGGTGGGCGCGATCCAGCGCGGCCTCCTGGCGCTCGAGGCGCAGGGCGGCGACCGCTTCTTCGGCGAACCCATGCTGAACATCGACGATCTGATGCAGACGGATGCCCAGGGGCGCGGCATGGTCAACATCCTGGCCGCCGACAAGCTGATGCAGTCCCCCACGCTGTATGCGACCTTCCTTTTATGGATGCTGTCGACGCTGTTCGAGCACCTGCCCGAGGCCGGCGACACCGACAAGCCGAAGTTCGTGTTCTTCTTCGACGAGGCGCACCTGCTGTTCAACGATGCGCCCAAGGCCCTGCTGGACAAGATCGAGCAGGTGGTCCGGCTGATCCGCTCCAAGGCGGTGGGCGTCTATTTCTGCACCCAGAATCCGCTGGACATTCCCGAGACGGTGCTGGGCCAGCTCGGCAACCGCGTGCAGCATGCGCTGCGGGCCTTCACGCCGCGCGACCAGAAGGCCGTGAAATCGGCGGCCGATACGATGCGGCCCAATCCGGGCCTGGACATCGCCGCCGCGATCACAGAACTGGGCGTGGGCGAGGCGCTGGTCTCGCTGCTGGACGAAAAGGGCCGGCCGGGGCCGACCGAGCGCGCCTACATCGTGGCGCCGGGCAGCCGGATCGGCCCGGCCACCGAGGCCGAGCGGCAGGCGCTGCGCCAGTCGTCGCTGGTGGCGGGGATCTATGAAAAGGCCGTCGACCGGGAGTCGGCCTACGAACTCCTGGCCGCCCGCGCCGGCGGGGCGGACGGGGCCGCCGCGGGCGCCTCGGCGCCGGCCCAGCCCGGGCAGCCACCCGCGTCCGGGGGTGGACTGGCCGATGGCCTGCGCGACATCCTGTTCGGGTCCACCGGCCCCCGGGGCGGCCGCCGCGAAGGCGTGCTGGAGTCGGCCGCCCGCAGCGCCGTGCGTTCGATGGGCACCCAACTCGCGCGCGACCTGACTCGCGGGCTGCTCGGTTCGCTCTTGGGCAAGCGGCGCTGA
- a CDS encoding MarR family winged helix-turn-helix transcriptional regulator: MADSTSSPRISPELAELIRRYDPEESVGYLIKQAHLSLQRAVDAEMTALDLTAMQWGPLMLLAMGRGETAAELARSACSDTGAMTRMLDRLESKGLIRRVRSAQDRRVIKLELTEEGVRATEQVPQRLHDAVNLHTRDFSEQEVQQLKSLLRRMAANGAQRG, encoded by the coding sequence ATGGCAGATTCCACCTCGTCTCCCCGCATTTCGCCGGAGCTGGCCGAACTGATTCGGCGCTACGATCCGGAGGAAAGCGTGGGCTATCTGATCAAGCAGGCCCATTTGTCGCTGCAGCGCGCCGTCGATGCCGAGATGACCGCGCTCGACCTGACCGCCATGCAATGGGGGCCGCTGATGCTGCTCGCCATGGGGCGGGGGGAAACGGCCGCCGAACTGGCTCGCAGCGCCTGTTCGGACACCGGCGCCATGACGCGCATGCTCGACCGCCTTGAATCCAAGGGGTTGATACGGCGGGTGCGCAGCGCGCAAGACCGCCGGGTCATCAAGCTGGAGCTGACGGAAGAGGGCGTGCGCGCCACCGAGCAGGTTCCGCAGCGCCTGCACGACGCGGTCAACCTGCACACCCGCGATTTTTCCGAACAGGAAGTCCAGCAGTTGAAGTCCTTGCTGCGCCGCATGGCGGCCAACGGCGCCCAGCGCGGCTGA